Proteins from a genomic interval of Sugiyamaella lignohabitans strain CBS 10342 chromosome C, complete sequence:
- the TRM8 gene encoding Trm8p (Noncatalytic subunit of a tRNA methyltransferase complex; Trm8p and Trm82p comprise an enzyme that catalyzes a methyl-transfer from S-adenosyl-l-methionine to the N(7) atom of guanine at position 46 in tRNA; Trm8 lacks catalytic activity if not bound to Trm82p; GO_component: GO:0005634 - nucleus [Evidence IEA,IEA,IEA]; GO_component: GO:0005634 - nucleus [Evidence IDA] [PMID 14562095]; GO_component: GO:0043527 - tRNA methyltransferase complex [Evidence IDA] [PMID 12403464]; GO_function: GO:0003723 - RNA binding [Evidence IEA]; GO_function: GO:0008168 - methyltransferase activity [Evidence IEA]; GO_function: GO:0008176 - tRNA (guanine-N7-)-methyltransferase activity [Evidence IEA,IEA,IEA]; GO_function: GO:0008176 - tRNA (guanine-N7-)-methyltransferase activity [Evidence IMP] [PMID 12403464]; GO_function: GO:0008176 - tRNA (guanine-N7-)-methyltransferase activity [Evidence IDA] [PMID 17382321]; GO_function: GO:0000049 - tRNA binding [Evidence IEA,IEA]; GO_function: GO:0016740 - transferase activity [Evidence IEA]; GO_process: GO:0036265 - RNA (guanine-N7)-methylation [Evidence IEA,IEA,IEA]; GO_process: GO:0032259 - methylation [Evidence IEA]; GO_process: GO:0030488 - tRNA methylation [Evidence IEA]; GO_process: GO:0030488 - tRNA methylation [Evidence IMP] [PMID 12403464]; GO_process: GO:0030488 - tRNA methylation [Evidence IDA] [PMID 17382321]; GO_process: GO:0006400 - tRNA modification [Evidence IEA]; GO_process: GO:0008033 - tRNA processing [Evidence IEA]): protein MDWKNLYPILESKPELGKPTIADIGCGFGGLLAALSPKLPNNLILGMEIRVQVTNYVEDRIIALRKKFANEGAGYQNIAVLRGNAMKFLPNFFEKGQLEKMFFCFPDPHFKQRKHKARIVTTTLLSEYAFVLRPGGIIYTITDVKDLHEWMVKHLEAHPLFERLPEEWERQDICVKVMTTETEEGKKVSRNKGSKYIACFKRLEDH, encoded by the coding sequence ATGGATTGGAAGAACCTATATCCCATATTAGAATCAAAACCAGAATTAGGAAAGCCAACGATTGCTGACATTGGATGTGGTTTTGGTGGTCTTCTCGCTGCATTATCTCCCAAACTTCCCAATAATCTCATTTTGGGAATGGAAATTCGTGTTCAAGTAACTAATTATGTGGAAGATAGAATCATTGCTCTACGAAAGAAGTTTGCGAATGAAGGTGCTGGATATCAGAACATTGCCGTATTGCGTGGTAATGCCATGAAATTCTTGCCTAATTTCTTTGAAAAGGGACAATTGGAAAAAATGTTTTTCTGCTTTCCTGATCCTCATTTTAAACAACGAAAGCACAAGGCACGTATTGTAACCACTACCTTATTATCAGAATATGCATTTGTCCTTCGCCCTGGTGGAATTATCTACACCATTACTGATGTTAAAGATCTCCATGAATGGATGGTCAAGCATTTGGAAGCTCACCCGTTATTCGAGCGCCTTCCCGAAGAATGGGAACGCCAGGATATCTGTGTCAAGGTCATGACTACTGAAACTGAAGAGGGTAAAAAAGTCTCAAGAAACAAGGGTTCTAAATACATTGCATGTTTCAAGAGACTTGAGGACCACTAA
- the ELO1 gene encoding fatty acid elongase ELO1 (Elongase I, medium-chain acyl elongase; catalyzes carboxy-terminal elongation of unsaturated C12-C16 fatty acyl-CoAs to C16-C18 fatty acids; ELO1 has a paralog, FEN1, that arose from the whole genome duplication; GO_component: GO:0016021 - integral component of membrane [Evidence IEA,IEA]; GO_component: GO:0016021 - integral component of membrane [Evidence ISM] [PMID 12192589]; GO_component: GO:0016020 - membrane [Evidence IEA,IEA]; GO_component: GO:0016020 - membrane [Evidence ISS] [PMID 8702485]; GO_function: GO:0009922 - fatty acid elongase activity [Evidence IMP] [PMID 12684876]; GO_function: GO:0016740 - transferase activity [Evidence IEA]; GO_process: GO:0006633 - fatty acid biosynthetic process [Evidence IEA]; GO_process: GO:0019368 - fatty acid elongation, unsaturated fatty acid [Evidence IMP] [PMID 10850979]; GO_process: GO:0006631 - fatty acid metabolic process [Evidence IEA]; GO_process: GO:0006629 - lipid metabolic process [Evidence IEA]) yields MGNTTFQGSSYISKPPTHIFTLPLGLDLPPGPPAHTFLASYFESFLDIKVPITIAAVYAISVHLANHVRKTNKTPLSICNTKLFKGFVLAHNIGLCIYSAWTCAGMTAAIYRTVFELTKVGMSASTSGEQVADFLSGQAGLLGTSKRGSFWRSLCDLNSGIWEQGLNYYGFFFYLSKFYEVFDTVIILAKGKQSSLLQTYHHAGAMMSMWAGIRFASPPIWIFVVFNSLIHTLMYFYYTLSALKVKVPKALKRALTTAQISQFVLGGSFAVLHLFVYYFNPSTGNYCACLKDAGQGFALLFNVVYLAPLTYLFVNFWIDQYVRSFRKGAGSLKTAAPSSSQSKKTK; encoded by the coding sequence ATGGGTAATACAACATTCCAGGGATCATCTTACATATCCAAGCCTCCCACTCATATCTTCACGTTGCCTCTTGGCCTTGATCTGCCTCCAGGACCCCCTGCCCATACTTTTTTGGCGAGTTATTTTGAATCGTTTCTCGATATCAAGGTTCCTATcaccattgctgctgtgtATGCCATATCTGTTCACCTTGCCAACCATGTTCGTAAAACCAACAAGACTCCATTGTCTATTTGCAACACCAAGCTTTTCAAGGGATTCGTGCTTGCCCACAACATTGGTCTTTGTATCTACTCGGCTTGGACCTGTGCTGGTATGACTGCTGCCATCTACCGTACTGTATTCGAGCTGACTAAGGTTGGTATGTCTGCCAGTACCAGTGGTGAACAGGTTGCTGATTTTTTGAGCGGTCAAGCTGGTCTTCTTGGCACCAGTAAACGGGGTAGTTTTTGGAGATCTCTGTGTGATTTGAACTCGGGTATTTGGGAACAAGGTCTTAACTACTAcggattcttcttctatctGTCGAAATTCTATGAGGTATTTGATACAGTTATCATTCTCGCCAAGGGTAAACAATCGTCTCTTCTCCAAACATACCACCACGCCGGAGCCATGATGTCCATGTGGGCCGGTATCCGATTTGCATCTCCTCCTATCTGGATCTTTGTTGTGTTCAACTCGTTGATCCACACTCTGATGTACTTCTACTACACCCTTTCCGCCCTCAAGGTCAAGGTTCCTAAAGCCCTGAAACGAGCTCTCACCACTGCACAAATCTCCCAGTTCGTACTTGGTGGCTCTTTCGCAGTTCTCCACTTGTTTGTGTACTACTTCAATCCGAGCACCGGCAACTACTGTGCCTGTTTGAAAGACGCTGGCCAGGGATTCGCATTGCTGTTCAACGTGGTGTACCTCGCTCCTCTAACCTATCTGTTTGTGAACTTCTGGATTGACCAGTATGTCCGTTCGTTCAGAAAAGGAGCAGGATCCCTCAAAACAGCCGCCCCCTCATCATCCCAGTCCAAAAAGACCAAATAG
- the FOL3 gene encoding dihydrofolate synthase (Dihydrofolate synthetase, involved in folic acid biosynthesis; catalyzes conversion of dihydropteroate to dihydrofolate in folate coenzyme biosynthesis; FOL3 has a paralog, RMA1, that arose from the whole genome duplication; GO_component: GO:0005737 - cytoplasm [Evidence IEA,IEA]; GO_component: GO:0005737 - cytoplasm [Evidence IDA] [PMID 14562095]; GO_function: GO:0005524 - ATP binding [Evidence IEA,IEA]; GO_function: GO:0008841 - dihydrofolate synthase activity [Evidence IEA]; GO_function: GO:0008841 - dihydrofolate synthase activity [Evidence IMP] [PMID 11731153]; GO_function: GO:0016874 - ligase activity [Evidence IEA,IEA]; GO_function: GO:0000166 - nucleotide binding [Evidence IEA]; GO_function: GO:0004326 - tetrahydrofolylpolyglutamate synthase activity [Evidence IEA]; GO_process: GO:0009058 - biosynthetic process [Evidence IEA]; GO_process: GO:0006761 - dihydrofolate biosynthetic process [Evidence IEA]; GO_process: GO:0009396 - folic acid-containing compound biosynthetic process [Evidence IEA]; GO_process: GO:0009396 - folic acid-containing compound biosynthetic process [Evidence IMP] [PMID 11731153]; GO_process: GO:0006730 - one-carbon metabolic process [Evidence IEA]; GO_process: GO:0046901 - tetrahydrofolylpolyglutamate biosynthetic process [Evidence IEA]), which translates to MIDLGLSRVIRLLTALGNPQLTWKAVHVAGTNGKGSVCAYISSCITQAKISNGRFTSPHLVDRFDCISINGKPVVENLFLEVEKKVSEVNLENNIQATDFELLTAIAFEIFHRQKVDLAVIEVGLGGRLDATNVLPPSQTLCSIITKIGLDHQNFLGNTLSEIAREKAGIIKQAVPCILDATNEPEVIREVEKIVSQNNSKLILAHPLTNKTTGPFQVDPSTSPLLGSYQMSNLSCSLQALLEIQKHYPLSDRIVQQGIKETQWPGRLQKVQLSNGFEVLLDGAHNNQAADLLAEYINNSVRPSATSAITFIVAFSQGKDFKGILQRLVKPGDTVIATQFGAVDGMPWVAPCDPQEIAAVAYSFTDPANVHIEQSIQKGLSRAQQTPTTSSTVICGSLYLVADFVRATR; encoded by the coding sequence ATGATTGATCTCGGGCTATCAAGGGTGATTCGGCTCTTGACTGCTCTTGGAAATCCCCAGCTCACCTGGAAAGCGGTCCATGTTGCCGGTACCAATGGCAAGGGCTCGGTTTGCGCCTATATTTCAAGCTGTATTACACAGGCCAAGATCTCCAATGGAAGATTCACCAGTCCACATTTAGTCGACAGATTCGACTGTATTAGCATCAATGGCAAACCAGTGGTAGAAAATCTTTTTTTAGAAGTGGAGAAAAAAGTGTCAGAAGTCAATTTAGAGAACAATATTCAAGCAACTGATTTTGAACTGCTTACCGCTATCgcatttgaaatatttcatcgTCAAAAAGTAGATCTGGCCGTGATTGAGGTGGGATTAGGAGGAAGACTGGACGCTACTAATGTACTACCACCATCTCAAACGCTTTGCTCAATTATAACCAAAATCGGATTGGATCACCAGAATTTCCTTGGAAACACTTTATCGGAAATAGCACGAGAGAAAGCTGGGATCATTAAACAAGCAGTACCGTGTATCTTGGATGCTACTAATGAGCCAGAAGTCATTCGAGAAGTTGAGAAAATTGTATCCCAGAACAACTCAAAGCTAATACTTGCACATCCATtaacaaataaaaccaCGGGCCCTTTCCAGGTTGATCCTTCCACAAGCCCACTCCTGGGATCTTATCAGATGTCAAATCTATCCTGCAGTTTACAGGCACTTcttgaaattcaaaaacactATCCTCTATCAGACAGAATTGTCCAACAGGGAATTAAAGAAACCCAGTGGCCAGGACGGTTACAAAAAGTCCAATTATCCAACGGTTTCGAAGTCCTGCTGGACGGAGCTCACAACAACCAAGCAGCAGACCTCCTGGCCGAATACATCAACAATTCAGTTCGGCCGTCTGCCACTTCGGCCATCACATTCATAGTTGCATTCTCACAAGGTAAAGACTTCAAAGGCATTCTACAGCGACTGGTAAAACCTGGCGACACAGTCATAGCCACCCAATTCGGCGCTGTCGACGGCATGCCCTGGGTCGCCCCCTGTGATCCCCAAGAAATAGCTGCCGTCGCATATTCTTTCACCGACCCTGCCAACGTGCACATCGAGCAGAGCATACAGAAAGGCCTCTCTCGAGCCCAACAAacccccaccacctcaAGCACCGTCATCTGCGGCAGTCTCTACCTCGTCGCAGACTTCGTGCGAGCGACCCGCTAA
- the STL1 gene encoding glucose-inactivated glycerol proton symporter STL1, with product MTAGRNKGTGLTGKPLLYFTTVFVSLGVFLFGYEQGVMSSVIVSVYFKDFFDQPTRAEIGTMIAILEIGALISSLIVGRVGDIIGRRKTIFYGALIFVIGGCFQAFCPSMSILVIGRFISGIGVGMLSTIVPVYQSEISPSHNRGKLACIEFTGNIVGYCSSVWVDYACSYIHSDMAWRLPLFLQCVMGTLLLLGSLIIAETPRWLLDNDYDDEGMVAIADLHGGGDIYNPQARQEFREIKEAVLLHRMEGERSYSDMWRKYKKRVLIAMSSQAFAQLNGINVISYYAPLVFEQAGWVGRDAILMTGINGIVYIMSTIPPWYLSDRWGRRVILISGAIAMAISLSTISYFMYVQVSYTPTMVVIFVVIYNAFFGYSWGPIPWLYPPEIMPLSVRAKGASLSTASNWAFNWLVGQMTPILQEKIQWRLYLMHAFFCICSFVTVYFVYPETMGVQLEDMDSLFGDKSIRSSSASSIDTQSLLSHGNDDVEPNYSGPSTLQPSAAAIARGRSMSGGTAPFITNSTAFSAVLTSSASGSGAIRDEEDDIEAPKPVKESPPTGGVTGFLYRAFGGKDKSKVPNTDDYKPLNRNNESPFEED from the coding sequence ATGACGGCAGGTCGAAATAAGGGCACCGGTCTCACCGGTAAACCGCTGCTCTACTTCACCACTGTATTTGTATCGCTCGGAGTGTTTCTCTTTGGATATGAACAGGGTGTCATGAGCTCGGTTATTGTGTCGGTTTATTTCAAAGATTTCTTTGATCAGCCCACCAGAGCAGAAATCGGAACTATGATTGCCATTCTCGAAATCGGCGCTTTAATATCATCTTTGATTGTAGGAAGGGTAGGCGATATTATCGGTCGCCGAAAAACCATCTTTTATGGAGCACTGATTTTTGTCATTGGAGGTTGTTTCCAAGCATTCTGTCCTTCAATGAGTATATTGGTCATTGGACGATTTATATCCGGTATTGGAGTAGGAATGCTATCGACAATTGTTCCTGTTTACCAGTCTGAAATCTCCCCATCGCATAATCGTGGTAAATTGGCATGTATTGAGTTCACTGGTAATATTGTAGGTTACTGCTCCTCAGTATGGGTTGACTACGCATGCAGTTATATTCATAGTGATATGGCATGGAGACTCCCACTATTTTTACAATGTGTTATGGGAACGTTATTATTGCTCGGATCGTTGATTATTGCTGAGACTCCTCGTTGGTTATTGGATAATGACTACGATGACGAAGGAATGGTAGCGATTGCTGATCTCCACGGAGGTGGTGATATTTATAACCCACAGGCACGCCAGGAATTTAGAGAGATCAAGGAAGCAGTATTGCTACATCGAATGGAAGGTGAACGTAGTTATTCAGACATGTGGCGTAAATATAAGAAGCGAGTTCTTATTGCCATGTCTTCACAAGCATTTGCTCAATTGAATGGTATCAATGTGATTTCTTACTATGCTCCTCTTGTATTTGAACAGGCTGGCTGGGTCGGTCGAGATGCCATTTTAATGACTGGTATTAATGGCATTGTATATATTATGTCTACCATTCCACCATGGTACCTGTCTGATAGATGGGGAAGAAGAGTTATTCTGATTTCTGGTGCCATCGCCATGGCCATCTCCCTATCGACTATATCATATTTCATGTATGTGCAAGTATCGTACACACCTacgatggtggtgatatttgTTGTGATATACAACGCATTTTTTGGATATTCCTGGGGTCCCATTCCTTGGCTTTATCCACCTGAAATCATGCCTTTATCAGTCCGAGCAAAGGGTGCATCATTATCTACCGCATCCAACTGGGCTTTCAACTGGCTTGTAGGACAAATGACGCCAATTTTACAGGAAAAAATCCAATGGCGTCTGTATTTGATGCatgcatttttttgtatttgttCGTTTGTCACTGTATACTTTGTCTATCCTGAGACAATGGGTGTCCAGCTCGAGGATATGGACTCACTGTTTGGTGACAAATCAATAAGGTCCTCAAGCGCATCTAGCATCGACACTCAATCACTATTATCACATGGaaatgatgatgttgagcCCAATTATTCTGGTCCTTCGACGTTGCAACCATCAGCTGCCGCAATTGCTCGGGGCCGAAGTATGTCTGGAGGTACTGCTCCATTTATTACAAACTCGACTGCCTTTTCGGCGGTGCTGACTTCATCTGctagtggtagtggtgctATTCGagatgaggaagacgaCATAGAAGCCCCCAAGCCAGTGAAAGAGTCACCACCAACCGGTGGGGTCACTGGATTCCTGTATAGAGCATTTGGTGGAAAGGATAAATCAAAGGTCCCAAATACTGATGATTACAAGCCTTTGAACCGGAATAACGAATCTccatttgaagaagattaG
- the RPO41 gene encoding Rpo41p (similar to Saccharomyces cerevisiae S288c NP_116617.1), with product MNHIEEIFDKDKIARSTNIYGNLDYMKLYDSLDSTDRATFERMYERFNQNREKYLETISVNYEETLPTKEFKNPVHKAKSSELVWKWRFVSEEYFTELLQKTNRQKKLSGLEDTLTKYKSVFQKIKPKALAKILSQEMFYFVLKMHNKIDDHSYYVSQLSLRLGQKVEEAFSQVIMTEYYRSTKDWQNTRKLTLTNRYRSKYWLHSSEPKWSAFDIATVGSSLLAVALKLFTVPTPNRFKPGFEPKPAFWHSMKLEKTRNIGIIRVSEALLKIISREGVAEALKDTGVNQSFPLLVKPRPWTAYNEGGYLYSSNTLLTSESMANEQTAYVKEAIAKGKMDKFLDSLDDVSSCAWGINQKMLQVIDEIWSTGKMFLDIPAQPEEMESVPDVSGKLTYEQKQKLIQQRVRLSNKRAERNNLGNALETAKLFAKRGDRFYYTYQVDFRGRVYPVSSSMFVHLGQDSIRSLLQFWYSKPLGKEGLRWLKIHLANMYGVDKLSNQDREDFVNTHMEDVIDSAERPLTGNRWWTQGENPFQALATCMEINEAIKSGNPELFLSRIAVNQDGSCNGLQHYAALGGDVGGAVQVNMIANATKPGDVYSEVAKIVSAKIEQEAVESKPVAEELKGKISRKLVKQPVMTSVYGVTKYGMVRQLDERFKDMGVDAIRRSRYSPYVAQLILEAIGELFSGANKIKEWLSECTQRISESVRADVYRRDIVSDKEFMTKHVTAMIWTTPLGLPVVQPYRQTQQMVVRSTQLQSMNLYNPFALSFVDKSRQRQGIAPNYIHSLDSTHMLMTVRECVKKGLSFAAVHDSFWTHAASVPSMNAILREQFVALHQHDLIEHLRNEFMARYSGYMQLVHVPISYKSYKEIQKLRGTNKEITSLRHELNLELKRFKGDKSIISPSTILENNGELRNYTRVGGQAGAFALDNTSTSKKTSLRVFVPLQIPHVPSQGDYDVAQVRQNEYFFS from the coding sequence ATGAACCACATCGAAGAAATTTTTGACAAAGACAAGATCGCCAGATCCACTAATATATATGGGAATCTGGACTATATGAAACTCTACGATTCTCTTGACAGTACTGACAGAGCTACATTTGAGAGAATGTACGAGAGATTTAATCAAAATAGGGAAAAGTACTTGGAGACGATATCCGTAAACTATGAGGAAACGCTTCCTACGAAAGAATTTAAAAACCCAGTGCATAAAGCAAAAAGCTCAGAGCTGGTTTGGAAATGGAGGTTTGTGAGCGAAGAGTACTTTACAGAGTTATTGCAAAAGACCAACAGACAGAAGAAGTTGTCTGGCCTGGAAGATACATTGACCAAGTACAAAAGTGTATTTCAGAAGATCAAGCCAAAAGCACTTGCAAAAATTTTGTCTCAAGAAATGTTTTATTTCGTTTTGAAAATGCATAACAAAATTGATGACCATAGCTACTATGTATCCCAGCTGTCGCTAAGACTGGGTCAAAAAGTGGAGGAGGCGTTCAGTCAAGTTATCATGACTGAATACTATAGAAGTACCAAAGACTGGCAGAACACACGTAAGCTAACGCTTACTAATAGATATCGGTCCAAGTATTGGTTACATTCTAGTGAACCAAAGTGGTCAGCCTTTGACATTGCAACTGTAGGATCGAGTTTGCTTGCTGTGGCATTGAAATTATTCACAGTACCTACTCCCAACCGGTTTAAGCCAGGCTTTGAACCAAAGCCTGCGTTTTGGCACTCGATGAAACTTGAAAAGACTCGTAATATTGGCATCATCAGAGTGAGCGAAGCTTTGTTAAAGATAATCTCCAGAGAGGGAGTTGCCGAGGCTCTGAAGGACACAGGTGTAAACCAATCATTCCCATTGCTGGTGAAACCACGGCCCTGGACAGCATATAATGAAGGTGGTTACTTGTATTCGTCTAATACTTTGTTGACAAGTGAATCCATGGCAAACGAACAAACGGCATATGTTAAGGAGGCCATTGCTAAAGGGAAAATGGACAAGTTTCTCGACAGTTTAGACGATGTTTCATCATGTGCTTGGGGTATTAATCAGAAGATGCTCCAGGTTATAGATGAGATATGGTCGACAGGAAAGATGTTTTTAGACATCCCCGCCCAGCCTGAAGAAATGGAGTCTGTGCCAGATGTCTCTGGAAAGCTGACTTACgaacagaaacagaaactcATTCAGCAACGGGTCAGACTGTCAAACAAGCGGGCGGAAAGAAATAATCTTGGTAACGCACTAGAAACAGCCAAACTATTCGCAAAACGCGGAGATCGATTTTACTATACATATCAAGTTGATTTTCGAGGACGAGTGTACCCAGTAAGTTCTAGCATGTTTGTCCACCTAGGGCAGGATTCCATAAGGAGCTTGTTACAGTTTTGGTATTCTAAACCGCTAGGAAAAGAGGGTTTACGATGGTTGAAAATACACCTTGCAAATATGTATGGAGTAGACAAATTGTCCAATCAAGATCGCGAAGACTTTGTAAATACCCATATGGAAGACGTAATAGATTCGGCAGAAAGGCCACTTACCGGAAATCGATGGTGGACTCAAGGAGAAAACCCGTTTCAAGCCCTCGCGACTTGTATGGAAATTAATGAGGCTATAAAAAGCGGGAATCCTGAGTTGTTTCTGTCGAGAATTGCAGTAAACCAAGACGGATCTTGTAACGGTTTACAGCACTATGCAGCATTAGGAGGTGATGTTGGTGGAGCAGTTCAGGTCAATATGATTGCCAATGCTACTAAACCAGGTGATGTCTATTCCGAAGTAGCCAAAATTGTTAGTGCCAAGATAGAGCAAGAGGCAGTTGAGTCGAAACCAGTAGCTGAAGAATTGAAAGGAAAGATAAGCCGCAAGCTGGTTAAGCAGCCAGTAATGACGAGTGTTTATGGAGTGACAAAATATGGAATGGTTAGACAACTTGATGAGAGGTTCAAAGATATGGGGGTTGATGCTATCAGAAGATCAAGATACAGTCCATATGTAGCACAACTTATCTTAGAGGCAATTGGTGAATTGTTTTCAGGAGCCAACAAAATTAAAGAATGGCTGAGCGAATGTACACAGCGAATCAGTGAATCAGTAAGGGCAGACGTTTACAGACGTGATATTGTGAGTGACAAGGAGTTTATGACAAAGCATGTTACAGCTATGATATGGACGACACCTCTTGGATTGCCAGTTGTACAACCTTACCGACAAACTCAGCAGATGGTAGTAAGATCAACACAACTACAATCGATGAACCTATACAATCCATTTGCATTGAGTTTTGTAGATAAATCACGACAAAGACAAGGCATTGCTCCGAACTACATTCACAGTCTGGATTCAACTCATATGTTGATGACAGTTCGAGAATGTGTTAAAAAGGGTCTTTCATTTGCAGCAGTTCACGACAGTTTCTGGACCCATGCGGCCTCAGTGCCGAGTATGAATGCGATACTTCGGGAGCAGTTTGTTGCTCTGCATCAACACGACCTAATCGAGCATCTTCGCAACGAGTTCATGGCTCGCTACAGCGGATACATGCAACTAGTCCATGTGCCGATATCATACAAGTCGTACAaggagatccagaagcTTCGAGGAACGAATAAAGAGATTACCAGTCTTCGGCACGAGTTAAATCTCGAATTGAAGAGATTTAAAGGCGACAAGTCAATAATTAGCCCTTCCACTATCCTAGAAAACAACGGTGAACTCAGGAATTACACCCGTGTAGGTGGTCAAGCAGGAGCATTTGCCCTTGACAACACCTCAACGAGCAAGAAGACATCTCTCCGAGTGTTTGTACCACTCCAGATTCCACATGTTCCATCCCAAGGAGACTACGACGTTGCACAAGTAAGACAGAACGAGtacttcttcagctga